Below is a genomic region from Raphanus sativus cultivar WK10039 chromosome 4, ASM80110v3, whole genome shotgun sequence.
GTTGGGTCATCTGTCACCATTTTCACAACGTCCGGGATAGTTATATCCCGCCTTCCGTCAAACAACTTGTCCCAGTAAGCATAATCGTCATCCTTGTACGTTGGCTAGAAATCAGCAACATATCCCTCCTCGAACTCCCCGCAAGGCAAACCCGTGACGTTCCCAAACTCCACCATCGAGAACTTCCACGGGTTTCCACCGAACACGGGCCAGAGTTCGTAGCGTTTCTTAGTTACAAGCTGCCTCACTAACATAGCATGGATCATGACCGAGGCGTAGTTGCACCGTCTAGTTGGCAACTCAAACAGCTTGCCAAAACATGAACCCATCAGCCTGTCGAAGTCAGGTGTACCCCTCAGCGCATTCTTCACCACAACCAAATACTGGAGGGTGGAGTACACATTCAAGCGCCTGCTGGGGTATCTGTCAGTAGCAAAGAGGCGCTCAGGGAGCCTAGGATCCGCGTCTTCGGCACCAATCAACACTTCTGgagagaaagaaaaggaaattaatCTCAAACACAAAACGATAAGGGAATAAACACttcacccccccccccccccccccacggAACAGACCACAAAGCCCTACTGCtaccaaaaaaaaggaaaacccCCAAAATCTGAAACCCTAGATAATTTCAATTCGGGTATCAAGAACTTACCACCAACGTGCTCTTTTCCCGGTCGTTTCTTTCTCGCCGTCATTTCACTCACTAACACCGCTAGCCGATCCGGAGACGCCGCTAGATAAGTCGACAACCGCCGTCTGCTTCCTCGAAATCGCCTTCTGGAGAAAAAGGTCGCAGCCGTCGAAAAGTTTTTACCGTCTCTCTCCACGCGGTATATTTTAATTACCATGTACAGACACGAAAAAagaaattccaaaaaaaaattaaatcagaCCAACCACTAAATTTGAAATTCAAATCCCAAATCGAGACAAAACCAGGAACCATAACTAAAGACTTCTAGTTGGCAATAAAGAGCACAAGTAGCATAAAGTGACCCAAACCGATGACAAAAGTCATAATGTGACCCATTGTGCCAATTTCTCTTTAATGATAGAATGTGACCTATGGGtgtaaatatttcattaaaaaattgGGTTAGATCCACATGAGGGTGGAAAGCCTTAACCGGAGATGTTGAGGACCCGAAGGTCAATCCCATCTCTGTCAGAGGAGATGCCAACCTATCTCTCCTTTCTACAAACACTTAGGGATGCTACCTACCTGTACGCGTACAAAACTTACCAAATCACATTAACCAAGAATATATAGCTATCATTTTGTCACTCTTACATAACAAACTAAAACATTGGCAATGTGACAATAACTCAGAATCAGATTCTATAACAGAACCAAACCCATTTGATAGAAAAAGAGTATAATTGTTCAGTTTGTCAAATGGATAAGTGGATAAGTAAAAGGCAAGCGAATGATTTTTTAATGTAGGAGACAGAAAGTATATCTCTTTCAGTGTCTTTTAGTTTCTATCGGAATGGTCGAAaaacatatttgattttttagatCTCAGATTCGTGAATCGTGACTGTGGGCTACGAGAGAGACAAAAAACTAGGGTAAAACAAAAAACTAGGCAGCACAAGCAGGGTTAATTCTCTGGATTTGTATGAACATCCTATTAAACTCCGTGATCGTGAATGCCCTAGCTGCAGCAGACATTAGGTTTCCAAGTCTTGGTGTCTTATAGAGTACTTGAATATTGCGCCAGAGATGGACCACACAGGCTGCGTGATAGGCTTCTTTGTACACCTACACATGACGTTACTATACCAATTACTACATGGAATAAAATATAATGGATGTAGAAGTGGATTTTTTTCCAATTGCTACCTTACGCATGCCGGAGTATATGCTAGCATGTCTGTCCGAGATAAAGACGAGCTGGGGGCAGTCGGTGACAAATGTGCTCAGCTTCTGGAAAAACCACTCCCAGGCGTTATCGTTTTCGCTGTCAACCACTGCAAAAGCTAgggaaaatatttgaaaatttccGTCTTGTGCGGCTGCCGATAAGAGGCACTCTCCATACTTGCCTTTCATAGAAGTGCCGTCAACCACCACTACTTTCCTCATCGAGGCGTACCCTGCTACAGAAGCTCCATATGCAACGAAGCAGTATTTAAACCGTGTCCCCCCCCCCTCTGGGTCATCGTTTTGCTCCATAAAGCAAAGGGTCCCTTCGTTTGATGCTTGCAACAGTCCCAGATATGCAGGAATGAGTGAGTAGCTCCCGGCCATTGTCCCCATTGCATGTTCCATGGCTAGCTCTCTTGCACGCCAAGCTTTCCAATATGAAACATTCACATTGAATTCATCAAGCAGTATTTTCCTTATCCCTGCAGGTGTGAGTCCCTTCTTAATTCCTACCAATCGGGACTGTAGGATCTCTCCTATAACTTGAGTTGTAGCTAATTTGTGAAAGTTCCTACGCTCGTCAACCGTGCATGTGTGAGTCAGAATAGCTTGTCGGACTTGGAAGTTACCGGTAACATCTAACAGCATCGCATAA
It encodes:
- the LOC130511258 gene encoding uncharacterized protein LOC130511258, with the translated sequence MLLDVTGNFQVRQAILTHTCTVDERRNFHKLATTQVIGEILQSRLVGIKKGLTPAGIRKILLDEFNVNVSYWKAWRARELAMEHAMGTMAGSYSLIPAYLGLLQASNEGTLCFMEQNDDPEGGGTRFKYCFVAYGASVAGYASMRKVVVVDGTSMKGKYGECLLSAAAQDGNFQIFSLAFAVVDSENDNAWEWFFQKLSTFVTDCPQLVFISDRHASIYSGMRKVYKEAYHAACVVHLWRNIQVLYKTPRLGNLMSAAARAFTITEFNRMFIQIQRINPACAA